TGCCGACTATCATCCCGACGGCCCGCGAGGGCTACACTACGGTGCTGCGTGGCCGTGCTTCGTGGTATGGGCGCCGCTTTCAGGGCCGCCGCACTACCAGCGGTGAGCGCTTCAACCGCCACGAGTTTACCTGCGCCCACAAGACGCTGCCCTTCGGCACCCGCCTGCGGGTTACGAACCTAACTACCGGCGCTACGGTGGTAGTGCGCGTCACCGACCGCGGCCCATTTCGCCACCAGCGTATTATTGACCTAGCCGAGGTAGCCGCCCGCCCGCTGGGCATCGTCGAGGCCGGCGCTGCCACCGTAGTGGCCGAGGTAGTAGACAGCAGCACACCGCTCGGCCTGGCTGCTACTCCCGAAAATCTGGCTGTTCTTCGTGCCAGCGACCCCAACCCGGAGGCCCCCTTTACGGCCTACCTGCTGCCCGAGGTGCCCGCGGCCAGCGCAGCCCTAGCCACTGCGCCGCCCAGCCCGGCCGCTACCGAGAAGGCCGCTGCCCCGCGCTTCGTAGTGCAGGCCGGCACGTTTATCGATGCGCAGCACGCCCAGGCGATGCAGGCCCGCATCCTGACCATCGACCCGGCCCTGGCCGCCGACGTTGTGACTGTGATGGTAGAAGGCCGCGTGCTCAATCGCGTAGTGGTGAGCCAGCTTGAGAGCTGGCTAGCCGCCGAAACCGTGCGCCGAAACCTGCAGCTATGGGGCATCGCGGGGCTGGTAACTCAGCTTCCCGCCAGCCAGGCGCTAGCCAGTGCTGAAAAACCGGCCCTGGCCGTGGCGGAGACGCTCAAATAGCTAGCCTGCCTCACTCTACTCACCAACAAAAGCGGCGCCTCTGCGAAGAGGCGCCGCTTTTGTTGGTGTGAGCGTACTTAACTATTCGTCCGCAGCGCGCTTGATAACCACAATGGCTACGATGGCCAGGGCAGCCACGCTCAGCACCAGCTGCGTAGAAGAGAAATTTTTAGAGGCCTTGCGCAGCAGCGTGCCGCCGTTTTTGAGCAGGTCGTCCATGTGCTCAGTTTTGCCCTGAAACACATTTACGGCCGCCTCGAACGTGCGGGCAATGTCTTCGGGCATTATTTTTTCGATTTGTTGAAGCTGGTCAGCCATGAGAAAAGCAGGTTGGGGTGAATTGGCAGCGAAGGCTAGCGAGCCGGCCTTCGG
The genomic region above belongs to Hymenobacter sp. BRD128 and contains:
- a CDS encoding septal ring lytic transglycosylase RlpA family protein → MMGLGLVSPAAARPTRVNRVHKLHHRHLRRRIHISRMLPTIIPTAREGYTTVLRGRASWYGRRFQGRRTTSGERFNRHEFTCAHKTLPFGTRLRVTNLTTGATVVVRVTDRGPFRHQRIIDLAEVAARPLGIVEAGAATVVAEVVDSSTPLGLAATPENLAVLRASDPNPEAPFTAYLLPEVPAASAALATAPPSPAATEKAAAPRFVVQAGTFIDAQHAQAMQARILTIDPALAADVVTVMVEGRVLNRVVVSQLESWLAAETVRRNLQLWGIAGLVTQLPASQALASAEKPALAVAETLK